The following coding sequences are from one Sesamum indicum cultivar Zhongzhi No. 13 linkage group LG11, S_indicum_v1.0, whole genome shotgun sequence window:
- the LOC105173123 gene encoding uncharacterized protein At1g01500 isoform X2, producing MDKNEDELQLAMYKSPSFTGGCLEIRLFYVRISPCAVDDVPDQLKLRHLRTEVGVSLEINGARVPSSESVSITLRRDRVDKDSSEVTYVSTDSVKISGPAEFEVCEERDDFDLILCGSLQRADAAAPWSNESALDNDMKTGWGMECYVAASITNGRSPFFQPKIGVCSPSIEVYVAGCCSGTPVILTKTILISPRRKVARQGMILDAIPEDEEMGKEQRSFCNGLARQRKLQGGDLYSFICTRKISCSFD from the exons ATGGACAAGAACGAGGATGAATTACAGCTAGCGATGTACAAGTCCCCGAGTTTCACAGGTGGATGCCTGGAAATTCGGCTTTTCTACGTCCGCATCTCGCCTTGTGCGGTGGACGACGTCCCGGACCAGCTCAAGCTCCGCCACCTCCGAACCGAGGTCGGTGTTTCATTGGAAATCAACGGCGCACGCGTCCCGTCATCGGAGTCTGTTTCTATTACCCTTCGTCGCGATCGCGTCGATAAGGATTCCTCCGAGGTTACGTACGTTAGCACCGACAGCGTTAAAATTTCGGGTCCCGCGGAATTCGAGGTCTGCGAAGAGAGGgatgattttgatttaattctaTGTGGCTCTCTGCAGAGAGCTGATGCTGCGGCTCCGTGGAGTAATGAGAGTGCGTTGGATAATGATATGAAAACTGGGTGGGGTATGGAGTGTTATGTGGCCGCCTCCATTACGAATGGAAGGTCGCCATTTTTCCAGCCGAAGATTGGGGTTTGCTCTCCATCCATTGAAGTTTACGTAGCTGGGTGTTGCTCGGGGACGCCTGTCATTTTGACGAAGACGATTTTGATTAGTCCGAGGAGGAAGGTGGCGAGGCAAGGGATGATTCTTGATGCTATCCCTGAGGACGAGGAGATGGGGAAGGAGCAAAGGAGTTTCTGTAACGGTTTGGCAAGGCAGCGGAAATTGCAG GGTGGAGACTTGTATTCTTTTATATGCACTCGGAAGATATCCTGTTCTTTTGATTGA
- the LOC105173123 gene encoding uncharacterized protein At1g01500 isoform X1 produces the protein MDKNEDELQLAMYKSPSFTGGCLEIRLFYVRISPCAVDDVPDQLKLRHLRTEVGVSLEINGARVPSSESVSITLRRDRVDKDSSEVTYVSTDSVKISGPAEFEVCEERDDFDLILCGSLQRADAAAPWSNESALDNDMKTGWGMECYVAASITNGRSPFFQPKIGVCSPSIEVYVAGCCSGTPVILTKTILISPRRKVARQGMILDAIPEDEEMGKEQRSFCNGLARQRKLQFTAADMDDYESDRKVGYSYYSDDMYYGEDGQLSWFNAGVRVGVGIGLGVCLGVGIGVGLLMRSYQATTRNFRRRFF, from the exons ATGGACAAGAACGAGGATGAATTACAGCTAGCGATGTACAAGTCCCCGAGTTTCACAGGTGGATGCCTGGAAATTCGGCTTTTCTACGTCCGCATCTCGCCTTGTGCGGTGGACGACGTCCCGGACCAGCTCAAGCTCCGCCACCTCCGAACCGAGGTCGGTGTTTCATTGGAAATCAACGGCGCACGCGTCCCGTCATCGGAGTCTGTTTCTATTACCCTTCGTCGCGATCGCGTCGATAAGGATTCCTCCGAGGTTACGTACGTTAGCACCGACAGCGTTAAAATTTCGGGTCCCGCGGAATTCGAGGTCTGCGAAGAGAGGgatgattttgatttaattctaTGTGGCTCTCTGCAGAGAGCTGATGCTGCGGCTCCGTGGAGTAATGAGAGTGCGTTGGATAATGATATGAAAACTGGGTGGGGTATGGAGTGTTATGTGGCCGCCTCCATTACGAATGGAAGGTCGCCATTTTTCCAGCCGAAGATTGGGGTTTGCTCTCCATCCATTGAAGTTTACGTAGCTGGGTGTTGCTCGGGGACGCCTGTCATTTTGACGAAGACGATTTTGATTAGTCCGAGGAGGAAGGTGGCGAGGCAAGGGATGATTCTTGATGCTATCCCTGAGGACGAGGAGATGGGGAAGGAGCAAAGGAGTTTCTGTAACGGTTTGGCAAGGCAGCGGAAATTGCAG TTCACAGCAGCTGACATGGATGACTACGAGTCAGATAGGAAAGTGGGATACAGCTATTACTCTGACGATATGTACTATGGTGAAGATGGCCAGCTTTCCTGGTTCAATGCGGGTGTGAGGGTTGGTGTGGGAATAGGGCTTGGGGTGTGCCTGGGCGTTGGAATTGGTGTTGGCCTGCTTATGCGATCGTATCAAGCTACAACTAGGAATTTCAGAAGGAGATTTTTCTGA